One stretch of Shewanella sp. Arc9-LZ DNA includes these proteins:
- the yfbV gene encoding terminus macrodomain insulation protein YfbV produces the protein MNMNLVKLLGDGQRYMKTWPMVRQLGFYFPEYRVVKATQLAIIAMPVLALVVAASQLYIFGWDYLPQALTMLLFFISLPLQGLLWLGWRASHPLPLSLFDWGNQLSSALTEMGIYCQPLGAKACYSDMATILKLAFERLDQSYWDEL, from the coding sequence TTGAACATGAATTTGGTTAAATTACTTGGCGATGGTCAACGTTATATGAAGACCTGGCCAATGGTTAGGCAACTTGGGTTTTATTTCCCTGAGTACCGTGTCGTCAAAGCGACTCAATTAGCGATTATTGCAATGCCTGTGTTGGCATTAGTCGTTGCGGCTAGCCAGCTGTATATATTTGGCTGGGATTATTTACCGCAAGCATTAACGATGTTGCTCTTTTTTATCAGCTTGCCACTACAAGGCTTATTATGGTTAGGTTGGCGAGCGAGCCATCCGTTACCGTTATCATTATTTGATTGGGGCAACCAACTCAGCTCAGCATTGACTGAGATGGGTATTTATTGCCAACCTTTAGGCGCAAAAGCCTGCTATTCTGATATGGCCACCATTTTGAAACTGGCTTTTGAACGTTTAGATCAAAGTTACTGGGACGAATTATAA
- the ackA gene encoding acetate kinase, producing the protein MSDKLVLVLNCGSSSLKFAIIDAQSGDDKVSGLAECFGLEDSRIKWKSDGSKNEAKLGAFTAHREAVEFIVNNILADHPELAAQIKAVGHRIVHGGEKFTRSVIVTPDVIQGIEDCASLAPLHNPAHLIGIRAALASFPDLPQVAVFDTAFHQTMPEKAYIYALPYKLYREHSIRRYGMHGTSNIYICREAAKVLGKETKDTNIICAHLGNGASVTAIKGGKSVDTSMGLTPLEGLVMGTRCGDLDPSIIFHLVKQLGYTLDEVNNLLNKQSGLLGISELTNDCRGIEEGYQDGHKGATLALDIFCYRLAKYIASYTVPLGRLDAIIFTGGIGENSDLIREKVLNLLAIFNFKVDDNLNKAARFGQQGIITQVGSPIAMVIPTNEEWVIAEDAIKLITAK; encoded by the coding sequence ATGTCAGACAAATTAGTACTCGTGCTCAACTGCGGTAGCTCATCATTAAAATTTGCCATCATTGATGCTCAATCAGGCGATGATAAAGTTTCTGGATTAGCTGAATGTTTTGGTTTAGAAGATTCACGCATTAAGTGGAAATCTGATGGCAGCAAGAATGAAGCCAAATTAGGTGCCTTTACTGCGCATCGCGAAGCGGTAGAATTCATCGTTAATAACATTTTGGCAGACCATCCAGAACTTGCGGCACAAATTAAAGCCGTTGGTCATCGTATCGTCCATGGTGGTGAAAAGTTTACTCGCTCGGTTATTGTTACACCGGATGTCATTCAGGGTATTGAAGATTGTGCGTCATTAGCGCCTCTACATAATCCTGCGCATTTAATTGGTATTCGTGCCGCGCTCGCTTCATTCCCAGATTTGCCACAAGTTGCAGTATTTGACACCGCATTTCATCAAACCATGCCCGAAAAGGCATATATTTATGCCCTACCCTACAAATTGTATCGTGAACATAGTATTCGCCGTTATGGCATGCATGGTACTAGCAACATCTATATTTGTCGTGAAGCAGCCAAAGTATTAGGCAAAGAGACTAAAGACACCAATATTATTTGTGCACATTTAGGTAATGGTGCATCGGTAACGGCCATTAAAGGTGGCAAAAGTGTCGACACGTCAATGGGCTTAACTCCGCTTGAAGGTTTAGTTATGGGTACACGTTGCGGCGATTTAGACCCATCAATTATTTTCCATTTAGTTAAACAACTTGGCTATACCCTTGATGAAGTCAATAACCTACTGAATAAGCAAAGTGGTTTATTGGGTATTTCAGAACTTACCAACGATTGTCGTGGGATTGAAGAAGGTTATCAAGACGGTCACAAAGGTGCCACACTAGCCTTAGATATCTTCTGCTATCGTTTAGCCAAATATATCGCCTCTTACACTGTGCCATTAGGGCGTTTAGACGCCATTATATTTACTGGCGGTATTGGCGAAAACTCAGACCTTATTCGCGAGAAAGTCCTTAATTTATTGGCAATATTTAACTTCAAAGTCGATGATAATTTGAATAAAGCGGCTCGTTTTGGCCAGCAAGGCATCATTACCCAAGTAGGTAGCCCTATTGCTATGGTCATACCAACAAATGAAGAGTGGGTTATTGCCGAAGATGCTATTAAGCTGATCACAGCTAAATAA
- the pflA gene encoding pyruvate formate lyase 1-activating protein, whose product MTLGRIHSVESFGTVDGPGIRYIAFMQGCLMRCQYCHNRDTWDLDGGKEVSVDEIMSQVISYQPFLDASGGGITASGGEAILQAQFVSELFKACKSQGIHTCLDTNGFVRKYEPVIDELLDNTDLVLLDIKQMDDAKHIELTKVSNHRTLQFAQYLTKRNIKTWIRYVVVAGFTEDVESAIALAEFIKPMSNVEKVELLPYHPLGEHKWQAFGETYTLAHISPPSTEIMQRIQQVFVDRGINATF is encoded by the coding sequence ATGACGTTAGGTCGCATACATTCAGTGGAATCATTCGGAACCGTTGACGGTCCAGGAATTCGCTACATCGCTTTTATGCAAGGTTGCCTTATGCGCTGCCAATATTGTCATAATCGTGATACATGGGATCTAGATGGCGGTAAGGAAGTTTCTGTTGATGAAATAATGAGCCAAGTCATTTCATATCAACCCTTTTTAGACGCCAGCGGTGGTGGCATTACAGCCAGTGGTGGTGAAGCAATTTTACAAGCTCAATTTGTCAGCGAACTGTTTAAAGCCTGCAAAAGTCAGGGTATACACACTTGCTTAGACACCAACGGCTTTGTGCGTAAATACGAACCCGTAATAGATGAGTTGCTCGACAATACCGACTTAGTGTTACTTGATATCAAACAAATGGACGATGCCAAACACATCGAACTGACTAAAGTCAGTAACCATCGAACACTTCAGTTTGCGCAATATCTTACCAAACGAAATATTAAAACCTGGATCCGTTATGTGGTTGTCGCTGGATTTACTGAAGATGTCGAATCAGCCATCGCATTAGCTGAGTTCATTAAACCGATGAGCAATGTTGAAAAAGTTGAATTATTGCCTTATCACCCGTTAGGGGAACATAAATGGCAAGCTTTTGGCGAAACGTATACTTTGGCGCATATTTCACCGCCAAGTACAGAAATCATGCAGAGAATTCAGCAGGTGTTTGTTGACCGAGGTATTAACGCTACATTTTAG
- the pflB gene encoding formate C-acetyltransferase: MTDKTELFANAWEGFVAGDWKTEVNVRDFIQQNYTPYEGDESFLAGATDATLTLWDKVMEGIKQENQTHAPVDFDTEMVSTITSHDAGYINKDLETIVGLQTEAPLKRAMLPNGGIRMVEGSCKAYGRELNSDVNYVYSELRKTHNQGVFDVYTPEIMACRKSGILTGLPDAYGRGRIIGDYRRIALYGIDYLMKDKFAQFSSLQAQFEAGDDLSSVIQLREEISEQHRALGQMKVMAAKYGCDISVPAKNAKEAIQWTYFGYLAAVKSQNGAAMSLGRTSTFIDAYIERDIKNGVLTEQQAQEMVDHFVMKLRMVRFLRTPEYDELFSGDPIWATESIAGMGLDGRTLVTKSSFRFLHTLYNMGPSPEPNITVLWSTRLPQGFKSYCAKVSIDTSSIQYENDDLMRPDFESDDYAIACCVSPMILGKHMQFFGARANLAKTMLYAINGGVDEKLKTQIAPKADPITADVLEFDDVMSRLDGLMDWLATQYVSALNAIHFMHDKYSYESALMALHDRDVRRTMACGIAGLSIAADSLSAIKFAQVKPIRDENGIAVDFDIQGDYPKFGNNDARVDDIACDLVERFMAKIRTKKMYRNAIPTQSILTITSNVVYGKKTGNTPDGRRSGAPFAPGANPMHGRDENGAIASLTSVAKLPFAHAQDGVSYTFSIVPNALGKDDTGRRTNLASLMDGYFLSKPNREGGQHLNVNVMNREMLEDAIVNPDKYPQLTIRVSGYAVRFNALTPEQQQDVITRTFTKSM; this comes from the coding sequence ATGACAGATAAAACCGAACTATTTGCCAACGCGTGGGAAGGTTTCGTAGCTGGCGATTGGAAAACTGAAGTTAACGTACGTGACTTTATCCAACAAAATTACACACCATATGAGGGTGATGAATCATTCTTAGCAGGTGCAACAGATGCAACATTAACTTTGTGGGACAAAGTAATGGAAGGCATCAAGCAAGAGAACCAAACTCATGCTCCAGTCGATTTCGACACTGAAATGGTTTCAACCATTACCTCTCATGATGCTGGCTATATCAATAAAGACCTTGAAACTATCGTTGGTTTACAAACTGAAGCGCCATTAAAACGTGCCATGCTGCCCAACGGTGGTATTCGTATGGTTGAAGGTTCATGTAAAGCTTATGGCCGTGAACTTAACAGCGATGTGAATTACGTTTACTCTGAGTTACGCAAAACCCATAACCAAGGCGTGTTTGATGTTTATACCCCAGAAATTATGGCTTGCCGTAAATCAGGTATATTAACAGGTTTACCTGATGCCTATGGTCGTGGTCGTATTATTGGTGACTACCGCCGTATTGCTTTGTACGGTATCGATTACCTAATGAAAGATAAGTTTGCCCAATTCAGCTCACTGCAAGCGCAATTTGAAGCTGGTGATGACTTATCAAGTGTGATCCAATTACGTGAAGAGATTTCTGAGCAACATCGTGCTTTAGGCCAAATGAAAGTGATGGCAGCTAAATACGGTTGTGATATTTCTGTACCCGCCAAAAATGCTAAAGAAGCCATTCAATGGACTTACTTTGGTTACCTTGCTGCAGTAAAAAGCCAAAATGGCGCAGCAATGTCACTGGGTCGTACCTCAACGTTCATTGATGCTTATATTGAACGTGACATTAAAAATGGTGTTCTTACTGAACAGCAAGCACAAGAAATGGTTGACCATTTCGTGATGAAACTACGTATGGTGCGTTTCCTGCGTACACCTGAATACGATGAACTATTCTCAGGCGATCCAATCTGGGCAACTGAATCTATCGCTGGTATGGGTCTTGATGGTCGCACATTGGTGACTAAATCAAGCTTCCGTTTCTTGCATACCTTGTACAACATGGGCCCAAGCCCAGAGCCAAACATTACCGTGTTATGGTCTACAAGATTGCCACAAGGTTTTAAAAGTTACTGTGCCAAAGTATCAATTGACACTAGCTCAATTCAATACGAAAACGATGACTTAATGCGCCCTGACTTCGAGTCAGACGATTACGCCATTGCTTGTTGTGTTAGCCCAATGATTTTGGGTAAGCATATGCAGTTCTTCGGTGCTCGCGCTAACTTAGCCAAAACCATGTTATACGCCATTAACGGTGGTGTTGACGAAAAGCTTAAAACCCAAATTGCACCAAAAGCGGACCCAATCACTGCTGATGTACTTGAGTTTGATGATGTTATGTCACGTCTTGATGGCTTAATGGACTGGCTTGCAACGCAGTATGTGTCTGCGCTTAACGCGATTCACTTTATGCATGACAAATACTCTTACGAGTCTGCGTTAATGGCATTACATGACCGCGATGTGCGCCGTACAATGGCGTGTGGTATTGCAGGTTTGTCAATTGCTGCCGATTCATTGTCAGCGATTAAGTTTGCTCAAGTTAAGCCTATTCGCGATGAAAATGGTATTGCGGTTGATTTTGACATTCAAGGTGACTATCCAAAATTTGGTAACAATGATGCTCGTGTCGATGACATTGCTTGCGATTTAGTTGAACGTTTTATGGCGAAAATTCGCACTAAAAAAATGTATCGTAATGCCATTCCAACACAATCAATCTTAACCATCACTTCAAACGTGGTTTATGGTAAGAAAACCGGTAACACTCCTGACGGTCGTCGTTCAGGCGCTCCGTTTGCGCCTGGCGCTAACCCAATGCATGGTCGTGATGAAAATGGTGCAATTGCTTCATTAACATCAGTGGCTAAACTGCCTTTTGCCCACGCACAAGATGGTGTTTCTTATACTTTCTCTATCGTGCCAAATGCATTAGGTAAAGATGATACGGGTCGTCGTACTAACTTAGCGTCATTGATGGATGGCTACTTCCTAAGCAAGCCTAACCGTGAAGGTGGTCAACACTTAAACGTTAACGTGATGAACCGTGAAATGTTAGAAGATGCGATTGTTAATCCGGATAAATATCCACAATTAACTATTCGTGTATCGGGTTATGCCGTTCGCTTTAATGCGCTCACCCCTGAGCAGCAGCAAGACGTGATTACTCGTACATTTACTAAAAGTATGTAG